One Phaseolus vulgaris cultivar G19833 chromosome 11, P. vulgaris v2.0, whole genome shotgun sequence genomic window carries:
- the LOC137813871 gene encoding probable membrane metalloprotease ARASP2, chloroplastic — protein sequence MVLYLSPSPPLHSSSIIRLAKSKSPISEPWHRLKTHFPKPLLSPSFGSPSVNFACKKQFFHENRRNRLDFRTWSIAGFDYGNFEGPQSVLEAAAVLTAIIVVHESGHFLAASLQGIHVSKFAVGFGPILAKFNAKNVEYSIRAFPLGGFVGFPDNDPESDIPVDDENLLKNRPILDRVIVVSAGVVANIIFAFVIIFAQVLSVGLPEQEVFPGVSVPDVRPFSAASRDGLLAGDVILEVNGSEFPKPGPSAVSEVVEVIKRNPKRYVLLKIKRGEQNFDIKVTPDESYDGTGKIGVQLAPNVKIAKVRPKNLGEALEFTGKEFWGLSSNVLDGLKQTFLNFSQSASKVSGPVAIIAVGAEVARSNIDGLFQFAAILNINLAVINLLPLPALDGGTLALILVEAARGGRKLPLEVEQTIMTSGIMFVIVLGLFLIVRDTLNLEFIKDLW from the coding sequence ATGGTCTTATACCTCTCTCCCTCTCCACCTTTACACTCCAGTTCCATAATTAGATTGGCGAAGTCCAAGTCACCCATTTCAGAACCTTGGCACAGGCTCAAAACCCACTTCCCAAAACCGCTTCTTTCCCCTTCTTTTGGCTCCCCCAGCGTGAACTTTGCGTGCAAGAAGCAGTTTTTTCATGAAAACAGAAGGAACAGGTTGGATTTTAGGACTTGGTCGATTGCTGGATTTGACTATGGGAACTTCGAGGGGCCTCAGTCTGTGCTTGAGGCTGCCGCTGTGTTGACTGCCATCATTGTTGTGCATGAGAGTGGTCACTTTCTTGCTGCTTCTCTCCAAGGCATACATGTGAGTAAGTTTGCTGTGGGGTTTGGTCCAATTTTAGCAAAGTTTAATGCCAAAAATGTGGAATATTCCATCAGGGCCTTTCCTCTTGGTGGCTTTGTGGGGTTCCCTGATAATGATCCAGAGAGTGATATTCCTGTTGATGATGAGAACTTGCTTAAGAACAGACCAATATTGGATAGGGTGATTGTGGTTTCAGCTGGTGTTGTTGCTAACATAATTTTTGCATTTGTTATTATCTTTGCTCAAGTCCTGTCTGTTGGTTTGCCCGAGCAAGAGGTCTTTCCTGGGGTGAGTGTGCCTGATGTTAGACCCTTTTCAGCTGCTTCCAGGGATGGATTGCTTGCTGGGGATGTGATCCTTGAGGTTAATGGAAGTGAGTTTCCTAAACCAGGTCCTAGTGCTGTTTCTGAAGTTGTTGAGGTCATCAAGAGGAACCCTAAGAGATATGTTTTGCTCAAGATTAAAAGGGGGGAGCAGAATTTTGATATAAAGGTCACCCCAGATGAGAGTTATGATGGAACTGGAAAAATTGGAGTGCAGCTGGCCCCTAATGTGAAAATTGCTAAGGTTAGGCCAAAAAATTTGGGGGAGGCGCTGGAGTTTACTGGGAAAGAGTTTTGGGGTCTATCATCTAATGTTTTAGATGGGTTAAAGCAAACATTCTTAAACTTCTCCCAGTCAGCTAGTAAGGTTTCAGGTCCTGTGGCCATTATTGCTGTTGGTGCTGAGGTGGCACGGTCGAATATCGATGGTCTCTTCCAGTTTGCTGCAATACTCAACATTAACCTTGCGGTTATAAACCTTCTTCCTTTGCCTGCTTTAGATGGAGGCACATTGGCATTGATCCTCGTTGAGGCTGCCAGGGGTGGGAGAAAGTTACCATTGGAAGTGGAGCAAACTATCATGACTTCTGGAATTATGTTTGTTATAGTTCTGGGGTTATTCCTTATTGTTCGTGATACCCTAAACCTTGAGTTTATCAAAGACTTGTGGTGA